The Nicotiana tomentosiformis chromosome 2, ASM39032v3, whole genome shotgun sequence genome includes the window acgaattcttgcatatcttcaccgagcttaaattggttcatattgtgaggttgagacttaatcgagagaggagtttctactaaacatttgtgctgataattaagtgaattcgagagactcacttgaatattagaagtgaattatctagagttagatcccgaacaattatcttgcacctatcttatcaacccatattttctcccattgataaacttcctttcttacctttgttgagattgtcattagtcaatagttgtagattttagattattaattatataaatctcaactgttgatccccatggatagcaatctagctacaaactacgataatactatttaaattcaatccatgtggacacgatattttactatactatctttgactagcaaaCTGAATTTAAgtgtgttttgcgcttgtcaaGGGGTATTAAGCTATTAAGTCACactatgaaagtgtgggagagggtggtggagaggAGGGTGAGGAGGActggaggagtgtgtctatttcggAGAATCAGTTCGGTTTCATGTATGGGTGTTCGACCACATAAGCCATTCATCTTGTGAGGAGGTTGTGGAGCATTACCGGGAGAGGAAGAGGGACCTGCATATAGTGTTCATCGATTTAGAAAAAAATTACGATAAAGTCCCAAgggaggttctatggagatgtCTGGAAGTTAGTGGTGTTCTGATAgcgtacattagggtgattaaagATATGCACGATGGAGCgaagactcgggtgaggactaTGGGAGGAGACTCTGACTATTTTTCTGTGATGATGGGGTTACATTAGGGTTCGACTCTTATCCCATTTTTATTTGCACTGGCGATGGACGTGCTAACGCGCCACATTCAGGGGGAGGTttcatggtgtatgttatttgcagatAACATAGTGCTAATCGATGAGATGCGTTGCGGGGTTAACGATCGACTGGAGATGTGGAGAaggaccctggagtctaaaggtttcaagttgagtaggacaaaaaatgaatacttggagtgcaagttcagtgtgGGGATGCAGGAAATAGAAGTAGAGGTAAAGTTTGATACACAAGTCATCTCCAAGAGAGATAGTTTTAAATATCTTGGGTCTGTTATTCAGGGAAAatgggagattgacgaggatgttactCTCGTATTGAAGCGGGATGAATGAAATGGAGGCTTACGTCTGGTGTTTTGTGTGATAGGAATATGTCACAAAgacttaagggcaagttctacaaagtggtagtgagaccgactatgttgtatggagccgagtgttggccagtcaagaaagctcatgtccaaaagatgaaagtagTAGAGATGAGGATATTGAGATGGATGTTTGGGCATACCGGAAAAGACCAGATTAAGAATGAAGTTATTagagacaaggtgggtgtggccccagTGGAAGATAAGCTGTGGgaatcgaggctgagatggttcgggcatatGAAGAGGAGAGACACCGATGCTCCGGTGAGGAGATGCGAGAGGTTGACCATATCGGGGTATATGAGAGGTAGATGGATGCCTAGAAAGTACTGGGGAGAGGTGATAAGGCAGGACATAGCACTACTTCAGCTTACCGAGGCATGACCCTCTATAGAGAGGTGTGGAAGTCGAGGATTAGGGTTGTGGGTTGATAGGTAGTCGAGAGTCTCTTCTAGTCGTACTAGTAGTACTAGTCTTGTATTCTCTTATTCCGAGTTCCTTGTTGTTAGACGATGTGAAATTATTGCCGGTAGTTTTCCCACTTCTCTTGTAGCTTCGTATTCCTAGTTCTTTTGCTATTACAGGTTGTGCTATTTGTTCCTGTTATCTTATTTCCTTGTCATTGTTACTATTTGTTTATTGTGTCTTTTTCACTGTTCTTGAGCCGATGATCTATCAGAAATAGCCTCTCTTccttcataaggtaggggtaagatttgCGTATACATTACCCTCCCTGGACCTCACTGTGTGGGATTACACTTAGtttgttgtcgttgttgttgttgttggaaaaGAAGTAAGAGATGTGAAATAAGAAGAAGACATAGAGCTCGTTTGAACTGGCTTAAAATAAGTGGCTTTTAAGTTAATTGCTTAAAAGTACTTTATAAGTGCTGGAACTTATTTTATAAATAAggagttacgtgtttggataaaagtgtTGAAACTGAAAAAAGGCTGATGAAGTGTTTGGTAAAGAAGTGCTCGTAAGCACTTTTTCTTGTTAAAATGACTGAAATATCCTTAAAGTTGTTAACATTATAAAGAATATGATTactataatattatattttccgTTCATAACTTCAAACAGATGATTATTTCATTTTTGTCTTGTGTGTTTGCTATTTTTTTATGGATTGGTAAATGGGAAGACAAATGAGCTATTGAGCCAATTATTTGTAAAAAGTTTCCTCTTTCTCATTCCAATAAATCGACCCTTTATTTAAACTAATAAATCGACCACCCAaaagtaaaaaatttaaaaacagtTCGCAACTAATTCATCTGCCCTTTAATTTTTTTCCCACTTAGATTGATAAAAGTTGTTCGAATATGTAAAAGTGTTTTACTGAAAAATATGAGGGGTGCGTaaagaaagaaatgaaagaaaaagaaaaagaggggAAAATAATGAATGAAAGTGTAAAGAAAGAAATGAAAGGAAAAGAGAGGAAAGTTatggaagaagatgaagaagaaagcAGAGGCTGCTGCAACAAGAattgagaaaagaaaaagatagtaTGTTGTAGGGTTTTCTACTGAGGATTAATTTCGGgattaagaaaaattataaggAATAAGAATGTAATATATTTGGTCGAAGCAATATAGTTTTAAGCCAATTTCGAAATTCCAACTTACTGGTTTTGACTTTTTTTAAgcagattttaatttttttaagccCTTTTTTGGTTGCCAGACACTTTCACAAATTAAAAAATGCTTAAACGAGATACGGCCTTCTTAAGTGGCTGGCGAAACTTTAAATAATTTGAATCCTAGTTGGCTAAACTCCCTCCGTGCACTTCGGCGGGAGGTCTAATACTTTACGTTTGTATAAAAGGCTATGATAAATGTTCACTTTTATCCTATGAAATTATTTTCGAAAAATAGTCATTTCTCGCTGAGAATATGTAAATTTACTCACATCTTTATGTTAAAAAGATTATATCGTTCTTGCAATAAATTGGGTTGCAtagtgtagacaataaattgcgtcgagaaaataaaatcaagatcgaaaaatattgcaactatcgtagtattttatttcaaatatttgagtgttacaatctctatgaatcctctgattcttcttttcaatagtaaataaaagaGCCTCCGAGCTTagtcttgaattttattttattttaatccaagtgcttgaagcttgatcttgatcttgacgtacttttaatccaagggcttgcagcttgatcttgaatcttcgtcttgatcttttaatccttagaatacttgaatgcttgtagcttttagagaaatctgcggcatttgatccacgagctctctcttgcttttTGTTATAACTTCTAAttttttctgggttatgaagacccctatttatagttataggagggaagagttatgataagaacaaactctttccgaccaatcaaattgaagtgtgacaaggccacatttgattggccagacCATGTCACTTGCACTTGTGGCgcgatttcattggccttttattgtgacttggcatgccttatcattttgacacgtgtcatgatcctattggctcttccgcttgacttggcgtgccatgtCATATGACACGTGACACCGAACTAGGCCTCTAAGAAGATGACATCTTGgacttaatgaagtgggctcatcactttagcccaatgaattaagacttatttatttaatctatatatattagacttatataattaattcaattatattagcccataatatttatttggaccaatatatcatgaatttaaaatataatccaaactattttatgaatttaattttaataaaatttatatcccTACAAATACCCCATACTTTAAAACTTGTCGGGCTGTAGATTTGTTGCATTTCCAAGACGAGGCTTGAAGTATAATATCTCTCTTTCCAAGATCCCTCTTTTTTTGGTCCATGCACTACTTCAGAGTAATTATTCCCAAGAGTAGTGTGACATAACTTTGTCAAGTAAGCTTGCACGAGTATCCTTGCTTATTCATGGGGATATACTGTCAAAAGAACCATTTAAGAGTTTCTTGGACCTCCTTAGCTATATTTTTTTTAACCAAGAAGAGATCTTCTTTCTCAAATGTCTTGACATTtttcattcaaaaaaaaaatgacaTACAATATTAAGTACTCCATTCGTGTGAATACCATGAGGTATTTAATCATGGAGTgatttttcatgtgaaaaatttAATGACCACGAACAAAGTGGAGTACTACTTTCCATGTAGTCACGTGGGCCTCCACAAATTCTTTGACCATTTTGACTTAAATAAGGACTTGTGATACCTTTTCATCCTTTCAATTGAACTAGGATACCTAATCCTTCTTGGACTCCTATAACTGACACAATTTGTATCACATTAGGACTTAAAGTACCTCCACTATTTATTTATAAATAGGGATCCGGTAGAAGACTTATAGCCCAGAAACGGTGTTACAAGAGGGTTTGAATCTGCCTTTGACGCTTGGAAGAGTTGAAGGCAAttccttcttcttttcttttcaatttttgtCACCCTTTTACGGCCAATATATCTTGTGGTATAAAATTGATATCTTGCTGTAGAAAAGTCCAAATTACGGTCTGTTTGATTCTATAGAAGCTAGACTTTTAGTTCTAGAACATATCCGAAATTTAGAATTAGAATCTTTGCGGATCATCCTAGGTGAGTTTTCGAATTAGCCTTAATTTCTGTCATGCTGGTATTTTCAGATTTGTGTGACTTTACCAAAAGTGTATGTCTTGATGTAGGAACCTCGGAATTGCAAACCGTTTGATTTATCAGAAATTAGACTTCAAGATCTACAATATATCCTAAATTCTGAATTAAAAACTTTCAGGATCATTCTAGATGATTTTTTAAAGTCGGCTCTACATTCTAAAGCACTAACAATTTCAGATTATCACGGCTTCACCGAAACCTTTGTATCTCGATGTTGGAATGTCGGAATTGAAAACCGTTTTAATTGCTAGAATCTAGACTCAGAGTGCTTCGTTCTCACCAAAAATCATGGCCTAAATCATGCCCGATTATTCTAGGAAATACTTTGAACTCAATTTTTAAATCTGGCACGCCTTGGTAGGTAACTATCTTTCTTGTActtgtatatattttttttgctgccttcttttttgttgttgtaggcaatgGATATATCTTCGTCAATAAGGTTAGATGCACATAGAAGGAAAGATTAGTGACGAAAAAATAGAAGGATAAATCTCCAACATCATATGGGAGGACAAGTCCATGACGGTATATGGAAGGACAAATCAATTACAACATATAGAAGCATCAAATTTATGACAACCTATAGAAGTATCTCTCAAACAGGAAGTCCTCACAGTTGAatttccaagtcgatcaaagacagaaggcttgttagaagcggcagattcatcttctacagtgatataattgttgctcgcccttcttatggagatgcgcactggtgacggttgcttgtatcccaaaccttcacgcGGTTATCTCGTCGCAACTTTTGATGATAGTTTCCCTAACTTTGACGGCTCATTGGGATTGTACccagcttttgcaaatagcctgtaagcattaggatcaaaaccttcatttgttcgctttgtagggagtgccacattctgcaaacGATTTTGGGTTACAAACCCTGCAAATGGCTTTGAGGATAACTTTACTGTCTCAATTCGTTTTACCAGAAGAGTTAACTTTAGCATGTTAatttggagattagatgattcgccttcatctttatttcttttagggacatattggagtgcatgacttactttcttgccataagacgCAATATCCCCTCTACGAGATTTATTCGCGTTGGGTTGTACCTCCTCAGTAACAGCTTTGGCTCTACGAGCAATCACCTCAAATATTTTAGCTGTGGGCTCGTCATTCTTGCTTTTCATGCcatcatcagcttttagctccttcacaatgcgATTCTTCAAGTAAAACTTTGCATCGGCGAAGTGTGACCCAGCCTCGATGAATGGCACATCATCAacaactatcttcttctcgacttcaccctcgTAATACTTCAAAtgttgatggtaggtagatggaaccactttattctcatgtatccaaggtctTCCGAACAAGACGTTGTATGAAttctttgcatcgatcacatgcagccatgcacttgattgcatatcttcaatggtgattcccaacctgattgcacctatggctctttgccccccTGGTTGAATCTTTGGATAATCACATCACTTTTtgagagttcgttcatgggaataccaagttctttcacagtgcgaattggcaaaatgttcactgaggatcctttatcaaccaaaattcgatttaccctttcatcacgcatatagccaaccaggtacaatgggcggttatgaagagtgtcacctagCAGAAGATCGTCATTTATGAACGTGACTTTTTCctcacaagcattaacttcttgaggagtGGACTCGATGAGCTTTTCTGAAGATGTTGCCAACGAcaggtcatcactcttttctttccctTCGTCAGCATGGCAACAAGAGGTATCGATACCCCCATGGAAAATCTTCATGCGGAACCAACTTGGTAAaaactcctccaaggtcactggattTCGTGGCTTTTGAGAGTGGTGCACCTCTACTTTTGCTTTTTTTAAGTTCTTAACCGGATTCCATCTCCTTGgtctttttaccatcattttccttgttggttgttctactGATTCTTTTCGTGGGCTCCTTCTATGGTGCCTACgacgagtcaccaacgtccaaccttcatcatcatcaggttGATTGACTTCAGCTTTGTCGTTCTCCAGTAATTCTttatctttactttctttaaaaccacataattcatccggactgaatgagccaaaggtgatagagacttggtttgcgcttgctttctcatcttcaagcacgatcttcttttcgcgagccaagtccataactttgtccttgaagacaaagcacttctccagAGGATGGCTTAAAagtcgatggtatttgcagtaattCGGGTCATTTATTTTCCCAGCTTCATTTAGTcgcttcatctccggaagctcaatgagatttaacttaaggagttcttcaaaaatagctggcacatcagaatccagaaatgggtactcttttgtcatgacccgaaattttccaccgacgggaccgtgatggcgcctaacatttcacttgccaggcaagccaacgttagagaatcattaaaccaattccttatttccattcagtaaataacaataattaactaagatgaaatataataagtgcgaaatatcataaaattgtattaattactaccacccggatctagagtcacaattcacgagtattctagaatttactacaagtaatagtccaaaaaaaaatacaactgtctgaatgaaagaaacagtagaacagaaaagatagacggggacttcaaggtctgtgaacgccgacagatctacatTGAGtatccggacaacggaccaatagaaaaatctcgatcaacccgagccggtatcaaaatctgcacagaaagtgcagagtgcaatatcagtacaaccgaccccatgtactggtaagtgtcgagcctaacctcgacgaagtagtgacgaggctaaggcaatgcacctacaaatcaacctgtacaatttaacaatgtatatgccaataacagaaatgaagaactaaacaggaaatgtcgggaggggaacatactgaggggaatatataattagttttgaaatccgacctcaaattaaggtctaaattctcaaatttccaaaatccctagtttctatcctaacccctaattccacaatgaaaactctagatatttggttgaattcttgtaaaatgaagtaaaagattgaaagaaacgagttaaggaacacttacctatgatttggggaagaaaatgtctttgaaaaattgccttaggcctcctatccttttgaaacgagaagaaaaatggctggagtccgaattaaatgaactcactgcccagcgacttcgcacctgcggtgctttggtcgcatCCGCACGTGCGGACAGGACGTGCGATTCTGCAAAAAAGGACTGGATCAACTGGGGCCGCACCTACGGATAGGGTTCCGCCTCTGCGGTCCCGCTCTTGTGGAGAGAagaaaaataacacctagaactacgaatcgccaaaataatacctagaactacgaatttagcaccaaatcaaatgaaattctcaagaacactttaaaatttctattttatcaactggacgtccgaatcacgtcaaatcaactccgtttctcaccaaatttcacagacaggtctta containing:
- the LOC138904985 gene encoding uncharacterized protein, with translation MDVLTRHIQGEVSWCMLFADNIVLIDEMRCGVNDRLEMWRRTLESKGFKLSRTKNEYLECKFSVGMQEIEVEVKFDTQVISKRDSFKYLGSVIQGKWEIDEDVTLVLKRDE